The Pan paniscus chromosome 12, NHGRI_mPanPan1-v2.0_pri, whole genome shotgun sequence genome window below encodes:
- the ST3GAL5 gene encoding lactosylceramide alpha-2,3-sialyltransferase isoform X4 has product MVHPSSKQDEKAQLVIKRHPQRAQKYAQQVLQKECRPKFAKTSMALLFEHRYSVDLLPFVQKAPKDSEAESKYDPPFGFRKFSSKVQTLLELLPEHDLPEHLKAKTCRRCVVIGSGGILHGLELGHTLNQFDVVIRLNSAPVEGYSEHVGNKTTIRMTYPEGAPLSDLEYYSNDLFVAVLFKSVDFNWLQAMVKNETLPFWVRLFFWKQVAEKIPLQPKHFRILNPVIIKETAFDILQYSEPQSRFWGRDKNVPTIGVIAVVLATHLCDEVSLAGFGYDLSQPRTPLHYFDNQCMAAMNFQTMHNVTTETKFLLKLVKEGVVKDLSGGIDREF; this is encoded by the exons agagctcagaaatatgCTCAGCAAGTCTTGCAGAAGGAATGTCGTCCCAAGTTTGCCAAGACATCAATGGCGCTGTTATTTGAGCACAGGTATAGCGTGGACTTACTCCCTTTTGTGCAGAAGGCCCCCAAAGACAGTGAAGCTGAGTCCAAGTACGATCCTCCTTTTGGGTTCCGGAAGTTCTCCAGTAAAGTCCAGACCCTCTTGGAACTCTTGCCAGAGCACGACCTCCCTGAACACTTGAAAGCCAAGACCTGTCGGCGCTGTGTGGTTATTGGAAGCGGAGGAATACTGCACGGATTAGAACTGGGCCACACCCTGAACCAGTTCGATGTTGTGATAAG gttAAACAGTGCACCAGTTGAGGGATATTCAGAACATGTTggaaataaaactactataaggATGACTTATCCAGAGGGCGCACCACTGTCTGACCTTGAATATTATTCCAATGACTTATTTGTTGCTGTTTTATTTAAGAGTGTTGATTTCAACTGGCTTCAAGCAATGGTAAAAAATGAAACCCTG CCATTCTGGGTACGACTCTTCTTTTGGAAGCAGGTGGCAGAAAAAATCCCACTGCAGCCAAAACATTTCAGGATTTTGAATCCAGTTATCATCAAAGAGACTGCCTTTGACATCCTTCAGTACTCAGAGCCTCAGTCAAGGTTCTGGGGCCGAGATAAG AACGTCCCCACAATTGGTGTCATTGCCGTTGTCTTAGCCACACATCTGTGCGATGAAGTCAGTTTGGCGGGTTTTGGATATGACCTCAGTCAACCCAGAACACCTTTGCACTACTTCGACAATCAGTGCATGGCTGCTATGAACTTTCAGACCATGCATAATGTGACAACGGAAACCAAGTTCCTCTTAAAGCTGGTCAAAGAGGGAGTGGTGAAAGATCTCAGTGGAGGCATTGATCGTGAATTCTGA
- the ST3GAL5 gene encoding lactosylceramide alpha-2,3-sialyltransferase isoform X5 — MALLFEHRYSVDLLPFVQKAPKDSEAESKYDPPFGFRKFSSKVQTLLELLPEHDLPEHLKAKTCRRCVVIGSGGILHGLELGHTLNQFDVVIRLNSAPVEGYSEHVGNKTTIRMTYPEGAPLSDLEYYSNDLFVAVLFKSVDFNWLQAMVKNETLPFWVRLFFWKQVAEKIPLQPKHFRILNPVIIKETAFDILQYSEPQSRFWGRDKNVPTIGVIAVVLATHLCDEVSLAGFGYDLSQPRTPLHYFDNQCMAAMNFQTMHNVTTETKFLLKLVKEGVVKDLSGGIDREF; from the exons ATGGCGCTGTTATTTGAGCACAGGTATAGCGTGGACTTACTCCCTTTTGTGCAGAAGGCCCCCAAAGACAGTGAAGCTGAGTCCAAGTACGATCCTCCTTTTGGGTTCCGGAAGTTCTCCAGTAAAGTCCAGACCCTCTTGGAACTCTTGCCAGAGCACGACCTCCCTGAACACTTGAAAGCCAAGACCTGTCGGCGCTGTGTGGTTATTGGAAGCGGAGGAATACTGCACGGATTAGAACTGGGCCACACCCTGAACCAGTTCGATGTTGTGATAAG gttAAACAGTGCACCAGTTGAGGGATATTCAGAACATGTTggaaataaaactactataaggATGACTTATCCAGAGGGCGCACCACTGTCTGACCTTGAATATTATTCCAATGACTTATTTGTTGCTGTTTTATTTAAGAGTGTTGATTTCAACTGGCTTCAAGCAATGGTAAAAAATGAAACCCTG CCATTCTGGGTACGACTCTTCTTTTGGAAGCAGGTGGCAGAAAAAATCCCACTGCAGCCAAAACATTTCAGGATTTTGAATCCAGTTATCATCAAAGAGACTGCCTTTGACATCCTTCAGTACTCAGAGCCTCAGTCAAGGTTCTGGGGCCGAGATAAG AACGTCCCCACAATTGGTGTCATTGCCGTTGTCTTAGCCACACATCTGTGCGATGAAGTCAGTTTGGCGGGTTTTGGATATGACCTCAGTCAACCCAGAACACCTTTGCACTACTTCGACAATCAGTGCATGGCTGCTATGAACTTTCAGACCATGCATAATGTGACAACGGAAACCAAGTTCCTCTTAAAGCTGGTCAAAGAGGGAGTGGTGAAAGATCTCAGTGGAGGCATTGATCGTGAATTCTGA